In the genome of Zobellia nedashkovskayae, the window TTGTAGCACTTTGGGATAAATATTTAAAATAATGTTAATTTTTTCGTCTAAAAGTAGTGTGAAGCTTAAAACTCAAATTTTAACTGCACCGAGACTACTTCCTTTTTTGAGTCTTTTTCTTCCTTTTCCGTATTGAGATTGGCTAGAGAAATACCAAGTAAACGTACGGAGTTTTGTAATTTCTCCTGATACAGAAGTTCTTTAGCCGTTTCTAGGATAAGGCTCTTGGCAGAGATAAAGTAAGTTAAGGTCTTACTTCTGGTATTAAGTGTGAAATCACTGTATTTAATTTTTAAGGTGACGGTTTTGCCGGCAATATTGGCTTTTTTTAAACGCTTTTCCAGTTCTTCCGCAATATGGTCCAAACGCTCTAACATAAATACTTCACTACTCAGATTTTCATTGAAAGTACGCTCTGCACCCACAGATTTTGGAATACGGTGGGGTTTAACCTCGCTGTTATGAATACCGCGAACAACGTTGTAATAGTAACTACCGCTTTTTCCGAAGTTTTCTTCTAAAAAGGCTTCTGTTTTTAGTTTTAGGTCTTTACCGGTAAAGATACCTAGCTTGTACATTTTTTCGGCAGTAACCTTTCCTACACCATAGAATTTGCGGATTTCAAGGTCTTCTAAAAATTGCAATACTTCTTCTGGATTAACCGTTTTTTGTCCGTTTGGTTTGTTGATGTCACTGGCAACTTTTGCAATGAATTTGTTTATAGAAATTCCGGCGGATGCATTAAGGCCTGTAGCATCAAAAATCTTTTGCCGTATCTCTTTCGCCAGTAAAGAAGCAGATGGATTTCCTTTTTTATTGACTGTAACATCAAGATAGGCTTCATCTAAGGAAAGGGGCTCTACTAAATCGGTATACTGATAGAAAATACCGCGTACGATTTTAGAGATTTCTTTATATCTATCAAAGCGCGCATTTACAAATATGAGTTCAGGGCAATTACGCTGAGCCATAACACTGCTCATGGCACTACGAACTCCATATTTTCTGGCTTCGTAACTTGCTGCGGCTACTACACCTCTTTTTGAACTTCCGCCAACGGCAACGGGCTTTCCTCGCAATTCAGGATTATCCAATTGCTCTACAGATGCATAAAAGGCATCCATATCAACATGAATAATTTTTCGCAATGGAAAATCGTTTGACATACTGCAAAATTAAGTTATATTTAGTTGGATGGAAACACAAACAAAAACGGCGATTATACTAGGAGCAACTGGTCTTACCGGAGGTATTTTGTTGCAGTTATTACTTGAAGATGATCGTTATGGGAAAATAAAATTGTTCTCTCGTTCCAGTGTGGGTCTCTCGCACAAGAAAATAGAAGAGCATTTAGGCGATTTGATGCACCTAGAACAATTTAAAGAAGATTTTAAGGGAGATGAACTTTTTTGTTGCATTGGTACTACCAAGTCTAAAACACCTAATAAGGAGACGTATAAAAATATAGATTACGGTATTCCCGTAACGGCAGCCAAGCTTTGTACTCAAAACGGAATTTCTACTTATTTGGTAGTTTCTGCAATGGGAGCGAGTGCAAAAAGTACTGTCTTTTACAATAAAGTAAAGGGTAAAATGGAAGATGCTGTCCTTAATGAAAAAATTAAGAATACCTATATCTTTAGACCATCATTAATTGGTGGTAAACGAGAAGAAAAGCGAACCGGAGAATTGTTGTTTAAACAGTTAATGAAGGTGATGAATCTTGTTTTGGTGGGGCCACTGGCAAAATACCGTTCTATTGAACCTGACGCAATTGCAAAAGCTTTGGTAATAGTAGCTAATACAGGTTACGAGGTAAATAAAATAGAATCTGATCAAATAAATAAAATAGCAGCTTTAAGTGATTGAAATTGAACGTAAATTCTTGGTAACGTCTACGGCGTATCAAGAGCAGGCCTCATCTAAAGAACGAATTGTTCAGGGTTTTTTAAATACCGATAAAGAGCGAACCGTTAGGGTTCGTATAAAAGACCAATCGGGATTTTTAACGGTAAA includes:
- the dinB gene encoding DNA polymerase IV gives rise to the protein MSNDFPLRKIIHVDMDAFYASVEQLDNPELRGKPVAVGGSSKRGVVAAASYEARKYGVRSAMSSVMAQRNCPELIFVNARFDRYKEISKIVRGIFYQYTDLVEPLSLDEAYLDVTVNKKGNPSASLLAKEIRQKIFDATGLNASAGISINKFIAKVASDINKPNGQKTVNPEEVLQFLEDLEIRKFYGVGKVTAEKMYKLGIFTGKDLKLKTEAFLEENFGKSGSYYYNVVRGIHNSEVKPHRIPKSVGAERTFNENLSSEVFMLERLDHIAEELEKRLKKANIAGKTVTLKIKYSDFTLNTRSKTLTYFISAKSLILETAKELLYQEKLQNSVRLLGISLANLNTEKEEKDSKKEVVSVQLKFEF
- a CDS encoding NAD(P)H-binding protein, producing the protein METQTKTAIILGATGLTGGILLQLLLEDDRYGKIKLFSRSSVGLSHKKIEEHLGDLMHLEQFKEDFKGDELFCCIGTTKSKTPNKETYKNIDYGIPVTAAKLCTQNGISTYLVVSAMGASAKSTVFYNKVKGKMEDAVLNEKIKNTYIFRPSLIGGKREEKRTGELLFKQLMKVMNLVLVGPLAKYRSIEPDAIAKALVIVANTGYEVNKIESDQINKIAALSD